One region of Hoeflea sp. 108 genomic DNA includes:
- the truA gene encoding tRNA pseudouridine(38-40) synthase TruA encodes MPRYRLDIEYDGRAYAGWQRQADNHSVQAAIEQAVLKFSGDQVTLRGAGRTDAGVHATAQVAHVDLTKAWADDKVRDAVNAHLQAAGETVAVLAARQVADEFDARFSATGRHYIYRILNRRAPAAIERGQVWWVPKRLDHEAMAEAAKVLLGRHDFTTFRSTQCQANSPLRTLERFEVTRHGDRIEIAASARSFLHNQVRSMVGSLKRVGEGGWTADDLKAALEARNRAACGQVAPPDGLYLTGVDY; translated from the coding sequence ATGCCGCGCTATCGCCTCGATATCGAATATGACGGTCGCGCCTATGCAGGATGGCAGCGGCAGGCCGACAACCATTCGGTTCAGGCGGCGATCGAGCAGGCGGTGCTGAAGTTCTCGGGCGACCAGGTGACGCTGCGCGGCGCCGGCCGTACCGATGCGGGCGTGCATGCCACCGCACAGGTGGCGCATGTCGATCTCACCAAGGCCTGGGCCGACGACAAGGTCCGCGACGCGGTCAATGCGCATCTCCAGGCGGCTGGCGAGACGGTCGCCGTCCTTGCCGCGCGGCAGGTAGCAGACGAGTTCGACGCCCGCTTCTCGGCGACGGGACGCCACTATATCTACCGCATCCTCAACCGCCGCGCGCCGGCGGCGATCGAGCGCGGCCAGGTCTGGTGGGTGCCCAAGCGCCTCGATCACGAAGCCATGGCCGAAGCGGCCAAGGTGCTGCTGGGTCGCCACGACTTCACCACCTTCCGTTCGACCCAGTGCCAGGCCAACAGCCCGCTGAGGACGCTTGAGCGCTTCGAGGTGACGCGCCACGGCGACAGGATCGAGATCGCGGCTTCCGCCCGTTCCTTCCTGCACAATCAGGTGCGCTCCATGGTGGGCAGCCTGAAGCGCGTCGGCGAGGGCGGCTGGACGGCGGACGATCTCAAGGCCGCGCTCGAAGCGCGCAACCGCGCCGCCTGCGGGCAGGTAGCGCCGCCTGATGGCCTCTACCTCACCGGCGTCGACTACTAG
- a CDS encoding Lrp/AsnC family transcriptional regulator has protein sequence MDEETDGIRQNRPPERAIDAVDRRLLSALVEDATVSYAELGEKVGLSAPAAHERVKRMRRSGAIRQTVAMADPRAVGKPLLAFVHVDTRGWGKTPELMAVSSFPEVEEIHTVAGDACILLKVRTEDTRALEGLLARIYDTPGVTSTRSYVVLSTYLERPVQPEITQEWPAPKLGTNPIY, from the coding sequence ATGGACGAAGAAACAGACGGCATTCGGCAGAACCGGCCGCCGGAGCGCGCCATCGATGCGGTGGACCGAAGGCTGTTAAGCGCCCTGGTGGAGGATGCAACGGTCTCTTATGCCGAACTGGGCGAGAAGGTTGGCCTGTCGGCGCCGGCCGCGCATGAGCGAGTCAAGCGCATGCGCCGCTCGGGCGCCATCCGCCAGACAGTGGCGATGGCGGACCCGCGGGCCGTCGGCAAGCCGTTGCTGGCCTTCGTCCATGTCGACACGCGGGGCTGGGGCAAGACACCGGAACTGATGGCGGTTTCGTCATTTCCCGAGGTCGAGGAGATCCACACCGTTGCTGGCGACGCCTGCATACTGCTCAAGGTGCGGACGGAGGACACGCGCGCCCTCGAAGGGCTGCTGGCCCGCATCTACGACACGCCTGGCGTGACCTCGACACGCAGCTATGTGGTGCTGTCGACCTATCTCGAACGCCCGGTACAGCCTGAAATCACCCAGGAGTGGCCGGCACCCAAGCTCGGGACGAACCCGATCTACTAG
- a CDS encoding MFS transporter, translated as MSNVDQSFPAVVEPLARIPRSAYLLTACIAVIGSNSLVLGPIAPEVARSFDTSVPLVMAAASAFGLGTAASALFLARYIDRFGARSMLQWALGLLALALAGSALAPTIPVLIAAQLVAGIAAGIALPAIYASAAAIAPPGRESGTIGVVLTGWTLSMVAGVSLSAVIADLIHWRAVFAIVAALALAAVAGVAAVSLSDRPSGSVAPAPLEALRTPGIVPLLIACGAFTTAFYGVYGYLGDHLHEALGRPVSASGLAAVSYGIGFGAAALLDGIVDRLGARRVMPIAYLAAGGVYLLLAAVSGSFGGLIASMALWGLINHFGLNVLVTRLSALDPARRGTIMGLNSAVTYLAVFVGTTAFGPLYQALGFAASALVAAALMLVAAAAAWH; from the coding sequence ATGTCGAACGTCGATCAATCTTTTCCCGCCGTCGTGGAGCCGTTGGCCCGCATCCCCAGGTCGGCCTATCTGCTGACGGCCTGCATCGCCGTCATCGGCTCCAATTCGCTCGTGCTGGGGCCGATCGCGCCTGAGGTTGCCCGCAGCTTCGACACCTCGGTTCCGTTGGTCATGGCCGCAGCCTCGGCCTTCGGTCTCGGCACGGCGGCGAGCGCGTTATTTCTGGCCCGTTACATCGACCGTTTCGGCGCAAGAAGCATGCTGCAATGGGCGCTTGGCCTTTTGGCCCTGGCGCTAGCCGGCAGCGCTCTCGCGCCGACAATCCCGGTGCTGATCGCAGCGCAGCTTGTTGCCGGCATTGCCGCCGGCATCGCGCTGCCGGCGATCTATGCAAGTGCGGCGGCAATCGCCCCGCCCGGCCGCGAAAGCGGCACCATCGGGGTGGTGCTGACCGGCTGGACGCTGTCGATGGTCGCAGGCGTGTCGCTGTCGGCCGTCATTGCCGATCTCATCCATTGGCGCGCCGTCTTTGCTATCGTCGCCGCGCTGGCCTTGGCCGCAGTTGCGGGCGTGGCGGCCGTGTCGCTGTCAGACAGGCCCAGCGGTAGCGTTGCTCCGGCTCCATTGGAGGCGCTGCGCACGCCCGGTATCGTGCCGCTGCTGATTGCCTGCGGCGCCTTCACGACGGCTTTCTACGGCGTCTATGGCTATCTCGGCGATCACCTGCACGAGGCGTTGGGACGCCCGGTCAGCGCCAGCGGCCTGGCGGCCGTGTCCTATGGCATCGGCTTCGGCGCGGCAGCACTGCTCGACGGGATCGTCGACCGGCTCGGAGCCCGTCGCGTCATGCCCATCGCCTATCTCGCCGCCGGCGGCGTCTATCTGCTGCTGGCAGCGGTATCGGGCAGTTTTGGCGGCTTGATTGCGTCCATGGCGTTGTGGGGGCTGATCAACCATTTCGGGCTCAACGTTCTGGTCACGCGCCTGTCGGCGCTCGATCCTGCCAGGCGGGGCACCATCATGGGGCTGAACAGCGCCGTAACCTACCTGGCAGTCTTTGTCGGCACGACCGCATTCGGTCCGCTCTATCAGGCCCTGGGGTTCGCAGCATCGGCACTGGTGGCCGCCGCCCTGATGCTGGTCGCAGCCGCCGCCGCGTGGCATTGA
- the dapE gene encoding succinyl-diaminopimelate desuccinylase, giving the protein MKMPTDPSENLAALIRCPSVTPAEGGALTALEAMLKPLGFTVERPTFSESGTPDVENLYARRSGNGPHLMFAGHTDVVPVGDEATWKHPPFSAAIDNGEMYGRGAVDMKGGIACFIAAVARHVEAKGGPKGSISLLITGDEEGPSINGTAKLLDWAAGRGEKWDAALVGEPTNPDQLGDMIKIGRRGSLSGTITVHGRQGHAAYPHLADNPVRGLMTLVDALLNPVFDKGTKDFQPSNLEVTTFDVGNPATNVVPAKATASFNIRFNDTWTAETLQAEIHNRLDKASGRKKYRKGRKEPIEFDIVWRDTPSHVFLTRDDKLVEALSGSIKAVTGRKPKLSTTGGTSDARFIKDYCPVVEFGLVGKTMHMVDERVPLAELEQLTQVYQRFIEDWFG; this is encoded by the coding sequence ATGAAAATGCCGACAGACCCCTCCGAGAACCTCGCCGCCCTCATCCGCTGCCCGTCGGTCACGCCGGCCGAAGGCGGTGCGCTGACCGCACTCGAAGCGATGCTGAAGCCGCTCGGCTTCACCGTGGAGCGCCCGACCTTCTCGGAGTCCGGCACGCCTGATGTCGAGAACCTCTATGCGCGACGCTCGGGCAACGGGCCGCATCTGATGTTTGCCGGCCACACCGATGTCGTACCTGTCGGCGACGAGGCCACCTGGAAGCATCCGCCATTTTCGGCCGCCATCGACAATGGCGAGATGTACGGCCGCGGCGCCGTCGACATGAAGGGCGGCATCGCCTGTTTCATCGCGGCGGTCGCACGCCATGTCGAAGCCAAGGGCGGCCCCAAGGGTTCGATCTCACTACTCATCACCGGCGACGAGGAAGGCCCGTCGATCAACGGCACCGCCAAGCTGCTCGACTGGGCTGCCGGACGCGGCGAGAAGTGGGACGCCGCGCTGGTCGGCGAGCCGACCAATCCGGATCAGCTCGGCGACATGATCAAGATTGGCCGCCGCGGCTCGCTGTCGGGCACGATCACCGTTCATGGCCGGCAGGGCCACGCCGCCTACCCGCATCTTGCCGACAATCCGGTGCGCGGGCTGATGACACTGGTCGACGCCCTGCTCAACCCTGTCTTCGACAAGGGCACCAAGGATTTCCAGCCGTCGAACCTGGAGGTTACGACGTTCGATGTCGGCAACCCGGCGACGAACGTCGTTCCGGCCAAGGCGACGGCATCCTTCAACATCCGCTTCAACGACACCTGGACGGCCGAGACGCTGCAGGCCGAGATCCACAACCGTTTGGACAAGGCCAGCGGCCGCAAGAAGTACCGCAAGGGGCGCAAGGAGCCGATCGAGTTCGACATCGTCTGGCGCGATACGCCGAGCCACGTCTTCCTGACCCGCGACGACAAGTTGGTCGAAGCCCTGTCCGGTTCGATCAAGGCCGTCACCGGGCGCAAGCCCAAGCTGTCGACGACGGGCGGCACGTCGGATGCGCGCTTCATCAAGGACTATTGCCCCGTGGTCGAGTTCGGCCTTGTCGGCAAGACCATGCACATGGTCGACGAACGCGTGCCGCTTGCCGAACTGGAACAACTGACACAGGTCTACCAGCGCTTCATCGAAGACTGGTTCGGGTAA
- a CDS encoding alpha/beta hydrolase, which translates to MLRRLLIGLVGALIVLAVTGFAAFQLSPWPAAVVIRYFFDRGGDAAAAALQKHVPDGIAEKLDVPYGPDAANRLDVFYPSEIEGTDKALPVIMWVHGGAWISGSKEHVANYLRILASKGFVAVGIDYSIAPAAKYPTPVIQANEALAFLNAKAGEFHIDPTRIFLAGDSAGAQIAAQLANVVTTPGYGQGMDIVPAIGAAPLRGIVLNCGGYDPRLVNFDGAAGGFLRTVFWSYLGNRDFDGDPRIRQFSIMDNMTAAFPPAFITVGNADPLEEQSHRLAEAAQKLGVKTDTLFFARDYQPPLPHEYQFNLDVDAGRTALERTVAFLQARSCRFSEAGGGCP; encoded by the coding sequence ATGCTCAGGAGGCTTTTGATCGGTCTGGTGGGGGCTTTGATCGTGCTAGCCGTCACCGGCTTCGCAGCCTTCCAGCTCAGCCCGTGGCCGGCGGCTGTCGTCATCCGCTACTTCTTCGACCGTGGCGGCGATGCGGCGGCGGCAGCGTTGCAGAAGCATGTGCCAGACGGCATCGCGGAAAAGCTCGATGTTCCCTACGGACCGGACGCGGCCAACAGGCTCGACGTGTTCTATCCCTCCGAAATCGAAGGCACCGACAAGGCCTTGCCCGTCATCATGTGGGTGCATGGCGGGGCGTGGATTTCAGGCAGCAAGGAGCACGTCGCCAATTACCTGCGCATCCTCGCAAGCAAGGGCTTTGTTGCCGTCGGCATCGACTATTCCATCGCGCCGGCTGCGAAATATCCCACGCCCGTCATCCAGGCCAATGAGGCGCTCGCCTTCCTGAATGCAAAGGCCGGGGAATTCCACATCGACCCCACGCGCATCTTCCTTGCCGGCGATTCCGCCGGCGCCCAGATCGCGGCGCAGCTCGCCAACGTCGTCACCACGCCCGGCTATGGACAGGGCATGGACATCGTTCCTGCCATCGGCGCCGCCCCGCTGCGTGGCATCGTGCTCAACTGCGGCGGCTACGACCCGCGACTCGTCAATTTCGACGGTGCCGCCGGCGGCTTCCTCCGCACCGTGTTCTGGTCCTATCTCGGCAACCGGGACTTCGACGGCGACCCGCGCATCCGGCAATTCTCGATCATGGACAACATGACCGCAGCCTTCCCGCCGGCCTTCATCACCGTCGGCAATGCCGATCCGCTGGAGGAACAGTCGCATCGGCTGGCCGAGGCCGCGCAGAAGCTCGGCGTCAAGACAGACACGCTGTTCTTCGCCAGGGATTACCAGCCGCCACTGCCGCACGAATACCAGTTCAACCTCGACGTCGACGCCGGCCGCACTGCGCTCGAGCGGACGGTCGCCTTCCTTCAAGCGAGGTCATGTCGCTTTAGCGAAGCTGGAGGCGGATGCCCCTGA
- a CDS encoding diguanylate cyclase, translating into MRIATITHWAYGITVVLTALSGVSFMLSSNSALQERAAAEEHLTLDTLSEELALGAEVRSDEARLYVMRGEERHLQAFRSDEAAERRLEAVTSELAARDPAPAEAAALQAIDGQAEELDKLEAAAIQAYQNGNKAAAQEALFGAEHERVQNALLQTVAHFRDLTAARTTAALDAARDRSNWWSLVAKIMLATTGALFVAVLYFVLSRRVAMPLRHMTGIVSRLAKQDYSVEVPVNRRADEIGEMSDAIEGFRTNLIEREKLDAERLADQHMKDLILQMMHRVQACRDQGELTDVVVRFAPQIFPDLAGGLYVLNEGRTSLARVGLWHDPEHSAAEFPAAACWGLRRGRSHHSGVNGADVPCQHVNPPGVATLCVPLTAQGDMIGLLYLEEREDGALEPAGSRLYLELIAENVGLAIANLQLQEKLTALAVSDPLTGLFNRRFLDETLQRHARDHRDEPVACLMIDIDHFKRFNDQFGHDAGDLVMQFVGQSLREACGSSGDAFRFGGEEFTALLPSFGEADGVALADTLREKIGAVALSHAGQVLGAVSVSVGVAASPTGGSVETLVTRADAALLEAKAGGRNRTMAASKIRKSA; encoded by the coding sequence ATGAGAATCGCCACGATCACCCATTGGGCCTACGGCATCACCGTCGTGCTGACGGCGCTTTCCGGCGTCTCGTTCATGTTGTCGTCCAACAGCGCCCTTCAGGAGCGCGCCGCGGCTGAAGAACATCTGACGCTCGACACGCTGAGCGAAGAGCTAGCCCTTGGCGCGGAAGTCCGCAGCGACGAGGCGAGGCTGTACGTGATGCGCGGCGAGGAGCGCCATCTCCAGGCATTCCGTTCGGATGAGGCTGCCGAACGGCGGCTGGAGGCTGTCACGTCGGAACTGGCCGCACGCGATCCCGCGCCGGCGGAAGCCGCCGCGCTGCAGGCGATCGACGGCCAGGCGGAGGAACTGGACAAGCTCGAAGCGGCCGCGATCCAGGCCTATCAGAATGGAAACAAGGCAGCCGCACAGGAAGCCCTTTTCGGCGCCGAGCATGAAAGGGTTCAGAACGCTCTCCTCCAGACGGTCGCCCATTTTCGTGACCTGACCGCTGCACGCACGACCGCAGCACTCGATGCGGCGCGCGACCGCAGCAACTGGTGGAGCCTTGTCGCCAAGATCATGCTGGCGACCACAGGGGCGCTGTTTGTTGCCGTGCTCTATTTCGTCCTCAGCCGACGGGTGGCGATGCCACTGCGGCACATGACCGGGATCGTCAGTCGCCTGGCCAAGCAGGATTACAGCGTCGAGGTTCCGGTCAACCGTCGGGCCGACGAGATCGGTGAGATGAGCGACGCCATCGAGGGTTTCCGTACCAATCTGATCGAGCGCGAAAAGCTCGACGCCGAGCGACTTGCCGACCAGCATATGAAGGACCTCATCCTTCAGATGATGCACCGCGTGCAGGCATGCCGCGACCAGGGGGAACTGACCGACGTGGTCGTGCGCTTCGCGCCGCAGATATTCCCCGACCTTGCTGGCGGTCTCTACGTTCTCAACGAAGGCAGGACATCACTGGCACGTGTCGGCCTGTGGCACGATCCGGAGCACTCGGCGGCGGAGTTCCCGGCCGCCGCATGCTGGGGCCTGCGGCGTGGCCGCTCACATCACAGCGGCGTCAATGGCGCCGATGTTCCGTGCCAGCATGTAAATCCGCCCGGCGTGGCGACGCTTTGCGTTCCCCTGACGGCCCAGGGCGACATGATCGGGCTGCTGTATCTCGAAGAGCGCGAAGATGGCGCACTCGAGCCGGCGGGTTCGCGGCTCTACCTCGAACTGATCGCCGAGAATGTCGGCCTCGCCATTGCCAATCTGCAATTGCAGGAAAAGCTGACGGCACTCGCCGTGAGCGATCCACTCACTGGCCTGTTCAACCGTCGGTTCCTTGACGAGACGCTGCAGCGGCACGCCCGAGATCATAGGGACGAGCCGGTTGCCTGTCTGATGATCGACATCGACCACTTCAAGCGCTTCAACGACCAGTTCGGCCATGATGCCGGCGATCTTGTCATGCAGTTCGTCGGACAGTCGCTGCGCGAGGCCTGTGGGTCATCAGGCGATGCTTTCCGCTTCGGCGGGGAAGAGTTCACCGCGCTTCTGCCGTCCTTCGGCGAGGCAGACGGGGTGGCGCTTGCCGACACGCTGCGCGAAAAGATCGGCGCCGTGGCGCTCTCCCATGCCGGCCAGGTTCTTGGCGCGGTCTCCGTTTCCGTCGGGGTGGCGGCCTCTCCAACGGGCGGTTCGGTCGAAACGCTTGTGACGCGGGCCGACGCTGCCTTGCTGGAAGCGAAAGCCGGTGGCCGCAACCGGACCATGGCCGCAAGCAAGATCAGAAAGTCGGCCTGA
- a CDS encoding 2-dehydropantoate 2-reductase, protein MAKDHQTIVVAGAGSIGCYAGACLALAGRDVRLLARPHMAETINREGLVFSDLDGRRTAIAGRAMTVDADPAVLADADIVLVTVKSGDTAGMAEKIARHAPATATIVSLQNGIDNPARLRAVVGQRRVVAGMVPFNVVQSGEGERPLRVHRASDGTVLIEVGDEPLRALLDVEGFPVATHVDMAGVQWGKLLMNLNNALVALSDLPLATELADRRWRRLLAAQISEALAAMRGNGIVPAKVAAVQPGLLPYVLRLPDWLFLRLAKRMLAIDPEARSSMWEDLVRHRRTEVDDLQGAVVRLARKAGVEVPITERVIALVRAAEAAKAGSPRLAPEAIA, encoded by the coding sequence ATGGCCAAGGACCACCAGACAATCGTTGTTGCGGGTGCCGGCAGTATCGGCTGCTACGCCGGCGCGTGCCTTGCTCTTGCGGGACGTGATGTGCGCCTGCTGGCGCGGCCGCATATGGCTGAAACGATCAACCGCGAGGGGCTGGTTTTCAGCGATCTAGATGGTCGTCGTACGGCGATCGCGGGCAGGGCGATGACGGTCGACGCCGATCCTGCCGTTCTTGCCGATGCCGACATCGTGCTGGTAACGGTGAAGAGCGGCGACACCGCCGGCATGGCCGAAAAAATCGCCCGCCATGCCCCGGCCACTGCAACCATTGTCAGCCTGCAGAACGGCATCGACAATCCGGCACGGCTGCGCGCCGTGGTGGGCCAAAGACGTGTCGTTGCCGGCATGGTGCCGTTCAATGTCGTGCAGTCGGGCGAAGGCGAGCGCCCGCTGCGTGTCCACCGCGCCAGCGACGGCACTGTCCTGATCGAGGTCGGTGACGAGCCGCTGCGGGCGCTGCTCGATGTCGAGGGATTCCCGGTTGCTACTCATGTCGACATGGCCGGCGTGCAGTGGGGCAAGCTCCTGATGAACCTCAACAATGCGCTGGTGGCCCTGTCCGACCTGCCGCTGGCGACCGAACTGGCCGACCGGCGCTGGCGCCGCCTGTTGGCCGCCCAGATATCGGAGGCGCTGGCTGCGATGCGCGGCAACGGCATCGTGCCGGCCAAGGTGGCCGCCGTGCAGCCTGGCTTGCTGCCTTATGTCCTGCGCCTGCCCGACTGGCTCTTCCTGCGCCTGGCGAAACGTATGCTGGCGATCGATCCCGAAGCACGCTCGTCGATGTGGGAGGATTTGGTGCGCCACCGTCGCACCGAGGTCGACGATCTCCAGGGCGCGGTTGTCAGGCTGGCGCGCAAAGCCGGCGTCGAAGTACCAATCACGGAACGCGTCATCGCGCTGGTGCGCGCGGCCGAAGCGGCCAAAGCAGGCTCGCCGCGATTGGCACCGGAGGCAATCGCCTAG
- a CDS encoding DUF805 domain-containing protein, with the protein MPNNIDFFWLFFKFSGRVNRAAYLLGFLFMLMVVSFPLYQFMRVHPESSAGQVWSFLFGLIFLAFLWAHIAFSVKRLHDIDKPGLFAVALFIPIVSIFAFVALCIYPGTPGPNQFGEHTNAPR; encoded by the coding sequence TTGCCTAACAACATCGATTTCTTCTGGCTGTTCTTCAAGTTTTCAGGCCGCGTCAACCGCGCCGCCTATCTGCTTGGCTTCCTGTTCATGCTGATGGTGGTGTCGTTCCCGCTCTACCAGTTCATGCGCGTGCACCCCGAGAGTTCGGCCGGGCAGGTGTGGTCGTTCCTGTTCGGCCTGATCTTCCTCGCCTTCCTTTGGGCGCATATCGCCTTCAGCGTCAAAAGGCTGCACGACATCGACAAGCCCGGCCTGTTTGCGGTCGCGCTTTTCATCCCCATCGTCTCGATCTTCGCCTTCGTGGCGCTGTGCATCTATCCGGGCACGCCCGGGCCGAACCAGTTCGGCGAGCACACCAACGCACCGCGCTAG
- a CDS encoding DUF805 domain-containing protein, which yields MDWKYLLTSYKGRINRTKFWAGVAVVMAIMGAYAALLRTLGLNGLDPSSHFTRFLARSATTFVFGLAVYYIALAVFAKRWHDRGKTGWWSLIAIVPVIGCVWILVDLGILEGDRGANQYGPDPLA from the coding sequence GTGGACTGGAAGTACCTGCTGACGAGCTACAAGGGACGCATCAACCGGACCAAGTTTTGGGCGGGCGTTGCGGTCGTTATGGCGATCATGGGCGCGTACGCTGCGCTTCTCAGGACGCTTGGACTGAACGGTCTGGATCCCAGCTCCCACTTCACCCGATTCTTGGCCCGCAGCGCCACCACCTTTGTCTTCGGCCTTGCGGTGTACTACATAGCGCTCGCGGTCTTTGCCAAGCGCTGGCATGATCGCGGCAAAACAGGCTGGTGGAGCCTTATCGCAATCGTTCCGGTCATCGGCTGTGTCTGGATCCTGGTAGACCTGGGCATCCTAGAAGGCGACCGCGGCGCAAACCAATACGGACCGGACCCGCTTGCCTAA
- the dapD gene encoding 2,3,4,5-tetrahydropyridine-2,6-dicarboxylate N-succinyltransferase: MSKPDVASLEKIIDRAFEERDGISTSTRGEIRDAIEASLDLLDKGAARVAERQDDGKWHVNQWLKKAVLLSFRLKPMELISGAPGGASWWDKVPSKFDGWGAVDYEKAGFRSVPSAVVRKSAYVAPGVVLMPSFVNVGAYVDSGTMVDTWASVGSCAQIGKNVHLSGGVGIGGVLEPMQAGPTIIEDNCFIGARSEVVEGCIVREGSVLGMGVFIGQSTKIVDRATGEVFYGEVPANSVVVAGSMPGKPLPNGDQGPSLYCAVIVKRVDAKTRSKTSINELLRD; encoded by the coding sequence ATGTCGAAGCCTGACGTGGCCAGCCTCGAAAAGATCATCGACCGGGCGTTCGAGGAACGCGACGGCATTTCGACATCGACGCGCGGTGAAATCCGCGACGCCATCGAGGCATCGCTCGACCTGCTCGACAAAGGCGCGGCACGTGTCGCCGAACGCCAGGACGACGGCAAATGGCACGTCAACCAGTGGCTAAAGAAGGCGGTGCTGCTGTCCTTCCGCCTCAAGCCGATGGAGCTGATCTCCGGCGCTCCGGGCGGCGCTTCCTGGTGGGACAAGGTGCCGTCCAAGTTCGACGGCTGGGGAGCGGTCGACTATGAAAAGGCCGGTTTCCGCTCGGTGCCTTCGGCCGTGGTGCGCAAATCGGCCTATGTCGCGCCGGGCGTGGTGCTGATGCCGTCCTTCGTCAATGTCGGCGCCTATGTCGACAGCGGCACCATGGTCGACACCTGGGCCTCGGTCGGCTCCTGCGCCCAGATCGGCAAGAACGTGCACCTGTCCGGTGGCGTCGGCATCGGCGGCGTGCTCGAGCCTATGCAGGCCGGCCCGACCATCATCGAGGACAACTGCTTTATCGGCGCGCGTTCGGAAGTCGTCGAGGGCTGCATCGTGCGCGAAGGCTCGGTGCTCGGCATGGGCGTCTTCATCGGCCAGTCGACCAAGATCGTCGACCGTGCGACCGGCGAAGTGTTCTACGGCGAAGTGCCGGCCAATTCGGTGGTTGTCGCCGGCTCGATGCCTGGCAAGCCGCTGCCGAACGGCGATCAGGGCCCGAGCCTCTATTGCGCCGTCATCGTCAAGCGCGTCGACGCCAAGACCCGTTCCAAGACCTCGATCAACGAGCTGCTGCGCGATTGA
- a CDS encoding LOG family protein: protein MNPMDKTGWTPLPHSDQDLERAKSVPDTPQTRAPTYRLAWNDEDFMTQRELRPVRLQLELLKTEMTLAERGIRSTVILFGGARIPEPGGEAWAAKNETQRKNLEANSRYYDEARKFARLCSQHSAASYYREFVVVTGGGPGVMEAGNRGADDVGAPSIGLNIVLPHEQAPNPYVTPELCFNFHYFAIRKMHFVMRAKAVAVFPGGFGTLDEFFETLTLIQTGRMERVPVILFGKSFWKRAIDLDFLADQGTITPGDQDIIDFVDTADEAWEIISRFYGL, encoded by the coding sequence ATGAATCCGATGGACAAGACTGGCTGGACGCCGCTGCCGCACTCCGACCAGGATCTGGAGCGCGCCAAGAGCGTGCCCGACACACCGCAGACCCGGGCCCCGACCTATCGCCTCGCCTGGAACGACGAAGATTTCATGACCCAGCGCGAGTTGCGCCCGGTCAGGCTGCAGCTCGAACTGCTGAAGACCGAGATGACGCTCGCCGAGCGTGGCATCCGTTCAACGGTCATCCTGTTCGGCGGCGCGCGCATTCCCGAACCGGGCGGCGAGGCGTGGGCGGCCAAGAACGAGACCCAGCGCAAGAACCTCGAGGCCAACAGCAGATATTACGACGAGGCGCGCAAGTTCGCCCGCCTGTGCTCGCAGCACTCGGCCGCGTCCTACTACCGCGAGTTCGTTGTCGTCACCGGCGGCGGTCCGGGCGTGATGGAGGCCGGCAATCGCGGCGCCGACGACGTCGGAGCACCCTCCATCGGCCTCAACATCGTTCTGCCGCACGAGCAGGCGCCCAACCCCTATGTGACGCCGGAGCTGTGCTTCAACTTCCACTATTTCGCCATCCGCAAGATGCATTTCGTCATGCGCGCCAAGGCGGTTGCCGTGTTCCCCGGGGGCTTCGGCACCCTGGACGAATTTTTCGAGACGCTGACGCTGATCCAGACCGGGCGCATGGAGCGCGTGCCCGTCATCCTGTTCGGCAAGTCATTCTGGAAGCGTGCGATCGACCTCGATTTCCTTGCCGACCAGGGCACGATCACGCCCGGCGACCAGGACATCATCGACTTCGTCGACACCGCCGACGAGGCCTGGGAGATCATCAGCCGGTTCTACGGCCTTTGA
- a CDS encoding pyrimidine 5'-nucleotidase, which yields MTQVPDPARFDHVTDWVFDLDNTLYPHHSNLFSQIDVKMTGYVAELLTLSREDARKLQKELYLEYGTTLNGLMNRHGIDPDAFLEHVHDIDYSWLVPDPVLGAAIHQLPGRKFIFTNGNRSHAERTARQLGILEHFDDIFDIVAAGLTPKPARATYEKFAELHKVAGPNAVMFEDLARNLAVPKALGMTTVLIVPRNFEPTFSEIWERDAENEDDVDFVTDDLATFLTTLVEATSK from the coding sequence ATGACCCAAGTTCCAGATCCCGCCCGCTTCGACCACGTCACCGACTGGGTGTTCGACCTCGACAACACGCTCTACCCGCACCACTCGAATCTGTTTTCGCAGATCGACGTCAAGATGACGGGCTATGTGGCTGAGCTTCTGACGCTGTCGCGCGAAGATGCGCGCAAGCTGCAGAAGGAGCTCTACCTGGAATATGGCACCACGCTGAACGGGTTGATGAACCGCCACGGCATCGACCCCGACGCCTTCCTCGAGCATGTCCACGACATCGACTATTCCTGGCTGGTGCCCGATCCGGTGCTGGGCGCTGCCATCCACCAGCTGCCCGGCCGCAAGTTCATCTTCACCAACGGCAATCGCAGCCACGCCGAGCGCACCGCGCGCCAGCTCGGCATCCTCGAGCATTTCGACGACATCTTCGACATCGTCGCGGCCGGCCTGACGCCGAAGCCGGCGCGGGCGACCTACGAGAAGTTCGCCGAACTTCACAAGGTGGCCGGCCCCAACGCCGTCATGTTCGAGGACCTCGCCCGCAACCTCGCCGTACCGAAGGCGCTGGGCATGACCACGGTGCTGATCGTGCCGCGCAACTTCGAGCCGACCTTCTCGGAGATCTGGGAACGCGATGCCGAGAACGAGGACGACGTCGACTTCGTCACCGACGACCTCGCCACCTTCCTGACGACGCTCGTGGAAGCCACCTCGAAGTGA